The following coding sequences lie in one Vibrio toranzoniae genomic window:
- a CDS encoding LysR family transcriptional regulator, whose translation MTPYPSLPSSHNGLKAFEVAARLMSFTLAADELNVTQSAISRQIKQLEDELNASLIIRKHRAIELTVQGHDLYVALRESYGNIESVIASWSEPKQKRIVIKATLSFATRVLISKVRELNERYPDYEIVIVPVIEEDEAINSSEYDLLIFHTRFKKRYDNAPDITFLREEFMAPVCSTNLTHSASSTNKDTDLDSILTMPRLHPTLDHHDWKVWLADVEFPPKKPVRNTSFLSLDMALSACLSGEGVTVTDLLLVLQDLQRGFLYCPKNAKIQNSAWTYFIHQRTHSPVINDLIDWLKIETEKEIELLKALSHQNHWSGVICDQQ comes from the coding sequence ATGACCCCATATCCTAGCTTGCCATCCTCCCATAATGGCTTAAAAGCCTTCGAAGTGGCTGCAAGGCTGATGAGCTTTACGTTGGCTGCTGATGAGCTTAACGTGACACAGAGTGCGATCAGCCGTCAGATCAAACAGCTTGAAGATGAGCTGAACGCATCGCTAATCATTCGTAAACATCGAGCGATTGAATTAACGGTACAAGGCCATGATTTGTATGTTGCTTTGCGTGAAAGTTACGGAAATATCGAATCGGTTATCGCTTCTTGGAGTGAACCTAAACAGAAACGTATTGTGATCAAAGCAACCCTGAGTTTCGCTACGCGCGTGTTGATCTCTAAGGTACGTGAATTAAACGAGCGTTACCCTGATTACGAGATCGTGATAGTTCCTGTGATTGAAGAGGATGAAGCGATCAACAGCAGCGAATACGACTTGTTGATCTTCCATACGCGATTCAAAAAACGCTATGACAACGCGCCTGACATCACCTTCTTGCGTGAAGAGTTCATGGCCCCCGTCTGCTCCACAAACTTAACTCATTCCGCCAGTTCAACAAATAAAGACACCGACCTCGATTCGATCTTAACCATGCCACGGCTGCACCCGACCTTAGATCATCATGATTGGAAAGTATGGCTGGCCGATGTTGAATTCCCACCAAAGAAACCCGTCAGAAATACCAGTTTCTTGTCCTTGGATATGGCACTCAGCGCTTGCTTATCGGGTGAAGGTGTCACAGTGACGGATTTGCTTTTGGTTTTACAAGATCTACAACGTGGCTTCTTGTACTGCCCGAAGAATGCCAAGATCCAAAACAGTGCTTGGACCTATTTCATCCACCAACGCACTCACTCGCCTGTGATTAATGATCTCATTGATTGGCTTAAAATAGAGACAGAGAAAGAGATCGAATTGTTGAAAGCGCTATCCCATCAAAATCATTGGTCTGGTGTTATCTGCGATCAACAGTGA
- a CDS encoding MATE family efflux transporter — protein sequence MKKILTLAFPLIISQLISMALVLTDVWMMSRISVSALAAGGLGASIYFFIFIIASSTVGCVANLIAIAYGQRVARPEFGNTQIRLAVKGATMLAFVLSVTLMASFWFAPLVLEAAKQPPEVITLAMEYVHALKWVMLPSLILLVLRGLTSAFGNVRSILVMSIITVILNVPVSYFLTFQLDMGLTGLGLGTAIAAFIVMVGYTVWVFKRDEFKQFAPWLNTEEYSIKLMSPLLLMGLPIGLAALLEHGLIYGGTLMAGTISIASLALHQILLQCLSFTWNFNFGFSQAAAILVGRDFGAGNYEGIKRTSIQSFILVSVLSVVLSVVFILWPEMIASIFKLNDGTGAMTSLLASVIWVVALCFIVDAWQLLAINLLRGMKIVSMPTVMTAIGYWVFGLPAAWYLMPKFELAGIWGGIGVGLGVTGILLLIQLMFVIQKNSKSPELSNHAYS from the coding sequence ATGAAAAAAATACTCACTCTTGCATTCCCTTTGATCATTTCACAGCTGATATCCATGGCTTTAGTCCTTACTGATGTTTGGATGATGTCGCGAATCAGCGTGTCAGCGCTTGCGGCGGGTGGCTTAGGCGCTTCTATCTACTTCTTCATCTTCATTATTGCGAGCAGCACAGTCGGTTGTGTCGCAAACCTAATTGCTATTGCTTATGGTCAGCGTGTGGCTCGCCCAGAGTTTGGTAATACACAAATTAGATTGGCGGTAAAAGGCGCAACCATGTTGGCGTTCGTGCTCAGCGTGACCTTAATGGCGAGCTTCTGGTTTGCTCCGTTGGTATTAGAAGCAGCAAAACAGCCGCCAGAAGTGATCACCTTAGCGATGGAATATGTACACGCCTTGAAATGGGTAATGTTGCCTTCGCTTATCTTATTGGTGCTGCGTGGCTTAACCAGTGCGTTTGGTAATGTGCGTTCTATTCTGGTGATGTCGATTATCACTGTGATTTTGAATGTACCAGTCAGCTACTTCCTTACGTTCCAACTTGATATGGGCTTAACAGGCTTGGGCTTAGGCACGGCTATCGCGGCATTTATCGTGATGGTTGGATATACGGTTTGGGTGTTTAAACGTGATGAGTTCAAACAGTTCGCCCCTTGGCTCAATACCGAAGAGTACTCCATCAAGCTGATGAGCCCTTTGTTGTTAATGGGTTTACCTATCGGCTTGGCGGCCTTGCTTGAGCATGGCTTGATATACGGTGGCACTTTAATGGCGGGTACTATCAGTATTGCTTCGTTAGCTCTACACCAAATCTTACTTCAATGTTTAAGCTTTACTTGGAACTTCAACTTCGGCTTTTCACAAGCTGCCGCTATTTTGGTTGGCCGTGATTTTGGTGCGGGTAACTACGAAGGAATTAAAAGAACCTCGATTCAAAGCTTTATACTGGTGTCGGTATTGAGTGTGGTCTTGTCTGTTGTGTTCATTCTATGGCCGGAAATGATTGCTTCTATCTTTAAGCTAAATGATGGCACTGGCGCAATGACGTCGCTATTGGCTTCGGTTATCTGGGTCGTGGCGTTGTGCTTTATTGTTGATGCTTGGCAACTGTTGGCGATTAACCTGCTAAGAGGAATGAAGATTGTCTCCATGCCAACGGTGATGACTGCTATCGGTTACTGGGTATTTGGCCTGCCTGCCGCTTGGTATTTGATGCCAAAATTTGAATTGGCAGGGATCTGGGGTGGAATCGGCGTTGGCTTGGGTGTGACTGGTATTCTGTTGCTTATTCAACTGATGTTTGTCATTCAAAAGAACAGCAAGTCTCCGGAGCTATCGAATCATGCTTATTCATGA